A section of the Paralichthys olivaceus isolate ysfri-2021 chromosome 16, ASM2471397v2, whole genome shotgun sequence genome encodes:
- the abhd3 gene encoding phospholipase ABHD3, which yields MISLDFNFNILTRDLSHYLENQVRVGLLGSGVGLSLVLGFSAAYTCYYLISVAKKPQLISGGKKFYQFLREQCPVVSETYYPTFWCWESRIQTLLRPFVTAKPGVVYRNELIKAADGGQISLDWFDNDDSLAHSDPATRPTVLLLPGLTGTSRESYILHMVQQSRDLGYRCVVFNNRGVSGETLLTPRTYCAANTEDLETVIEHIQRSNEAAPIMAAGVSMGGMMLANYLGRKGRETCLKGVVVFSAGWDVFECTASLEKPLDRFLFNSYLTSCLQASVHRHRPVLENCYDIDHVMKAKTIREFDERFTSIMFGYPTNDDYYHDASPVHRLKSVQVPMLCLNAADDVFSPSHAIPVEAVKQNPNLALLITCHGGHIGFLEGLWPRQSTYMDRVFKQFAKAVIEQGGHLKDLS from the exons ATGATCTCGCTGGACTTCAACTTCAACATCTTGACCCGGGACCTGTCGCATTATCTGGAGAACCAAGTGAGAGTTGGGCTGCTCGGCTCGGGAGTGGGACTGTCTCTGGTGCTGGGCTTTAGCGCAGCGTACACCTGCTACTACCTGATCTCAGTAGCGAAG AAGCCACAGCTCATCTCCGGGGGTAAGAAGTTCTACCAGTTTCTGAGGGAACAATGTCCGGTAGTGTCGGAGACCTACTACCCCACCTTTTGGTGCTGGGAGAGCCGCATCCAGACTCTGCTCAGACCCTTCGTCACAGCCAAACCTGGCGTTGTTTACAGAAA CGAGCTTATTAAGGCAGCAGATGGAGGACAGATCTCTTTGGATTGGTTTGACAACGATGACAGCCTCGCTCATTCCGACCCTGCAACCAGGCCCACGGTGCTCCTTCTCCCTGGTCTGACCGGCACCAGCCGAGAGTCCTACATTCTGCACATGGTCCAGCAGAGCCGGGATCTGGGCTATAG gtGTGTTGTATTCAACAACAGAGGGGTCTCTGGTGAAACGCTACTG ACCCCAAGGACGTACTGTGCAGCCAACACCGAGGATCTGGAGACTGTCATCGAGCACATCCAGAGGTCCAATGAAGCTGCTCCTATCATGGCTGCTGGCGTGTCCATGGGCGG GATGATGCTAGCCAATTATCTCGGGCGAAAGGGCAGGGAAACCTGCCTGAAGGGTGTCGTAGTCTTCTCAGCAGGCTGGGACGTATTTGAATGCACCGCTTCGCTGGAAAAACCCCTCGACCGTTTCCTCTTCAACTCCTACCTCACCAGCTGCCTACAAGCCTCCGTGCACAG ACACAGACCAGTGCTCGAAAATTGTTACGACATCGATCATGTCATGAAG GCAAAGACCATCCGGGAGTTCGACGAGCGGTTCACCTCCATAATGTTCGGTTACCCTACCAATGATGACTACTACCACGATGCCAGTCCTGTCCACAGGCTGAAATCTGTGCAGGTGCCGATGCTGTGTCTGAACGCTGCTGATGATGTCTTCTCTCCGTCTCATG CCATTCCAGTGGAGGCAGTGAAGCAGAATCCCAACCTGGCCCTACTCATTACCTGTCATGGCGGCCATATTGGCTTCCTGGAGGGCCTGTGGCCTCGACAGAGCACTTACATGGACCGGGTCTTCAAGCAGTTTGCAAAGGCAGTCATCGAACAAGGCGGCCATCTCAAAGACCTCTCCTGA